From Acanthopagrus latus isolate v.2019 chromosome 22, fAcaLat1.1, whole genome shotgun sequence, the proteins below share one genomic window:
- the LOC119012108 gene encoding uncharacterized protein LOC119012108 isoform X2, whose product MSPVMQSVSPMDNTVVINEEAVKPILNRHFDQISEAQWSLLADGICDPGVATILTNMICEIIQTLSASAFSIALPMFQERLRRNDSQADISSALENLTTQMENSLSGSFAQVLHISPEKCESAEKLTELVEGEVLQKVTSAVSLAINSPTWQEGSAIFVSGSMSSTPSLSQMVNHASICLKSYMRKLKSSCLCCWWANRPESTTPTPEPEICVSSPSKKSKTSSLEVECESSQSAKSEISVPSETYQSPQSMRSRVSVISVTQAVAEILDKWSAEAPDLTEEADSALQPPSPSLEACDAAFEIVSIISNNLHYVDGGDDGCNEKSSSSKHHFSLKLILKNVKDFFTSRAACSEDAASDNQKGRKQRFFKFARKQFKEMTTELETSLQKEDLDFIVPLSQSSGSSQSTLKREDGSAELEAVPESPRPKSEACIQPSRTPSVDVTQKLSSLQEASWIKSAFEKLFSILSLPKKSGPYAKKNLTKLARQLSTDLTDELYGDAMASGTGQLPLKQLSGSLSDPVIISLGERANSTRCGPSLQSKQAKIWDSVGKFFQQMCLWAEKEQSHQTSHSEKVSGALSDIEDLIQKVLTPTEEKNVSAPEALEASDSETSAPYCSTPVLPFNDLCDDDDGELKVTLEETNFRVDSVDMSLNVTPEDRRLFSPRPVSQLNDVTSSDKSGGGLESSYTSSCISERTANCIIMALFMRLIMTAPRKTRRFTKTADIDKIIQRLSEVARGNIDISDSDVRKTRDNLTKITKAVIKDLTREFGSSERLLEASMATNSSSFDEAVIRYLKIHLDELYRPKRSAFARFFLRLGKALTKPFRCCTTVED is encoded by the exons ATGTCCCCAGTGATGCAGTCCGTATCTCCAATGGATAACACTGTTGTTATCAATGAAGAGGCTGTGAAGCCCATCCTGAACAGGCATTTTGATCAAATCTCTGAGGCACAGTGGAGCCTGTTAGCTGACGGGATTTGTGACCCAGGAGTGGCCACAATACTGACCAATATGATTTGTGAAATCATACAGACCCTCTCGGCATCCGCCTTCAGCATAGCCTTGCCAATGTTTCAGGAGCGTTTACGGAGGAACGATTCACAGGCTGATATAAGTTCAGCTTTGGAAAACCTCACCACGCAGATGGAAAACTCCCTCTCTGGTAGTTTTGCTCAAGTTCTTCACATCTCACCGGAAAAGTGTGAGAGTGCCGAAAAACTGACAGAACTGGTCGAGGGGGAAGTTTTACAGAAGGTAACATCTGCTGTATCTCTGGCCATCAACAGCCCTACCTGGCAGGAAGGGTCTGCCATTTTTGTCTCTGGCTCCATGTCCAGCACACCGTCTCTTAGTCAAATGGTGAATCATGCTAGCATATGTCTGAAAAGCTATATGCGTAAGCTGAAATCCAGTTGTCTATGCTGCTGGTGGGCAAACAGACCTGAGTCCACAACACCGACTCCAGAACCAGAGATATGTGTGTCGTCTCCGAGCAAGAA ATCCAAGACTTCTTCTCTCGAAGTggaatgtgaatcatctcagAGTGCAAAATCTGAGATCTCTGTTCCATCAGAAACATATCAGTCACCTCAGAGCATGAGATCCAGGGTCTCCGTCATCTCTGTGACTCAAGCAGTGGCTGAAATCCTTGACAAATGGTCCGCTGAGGCACCGGATCTGACAGAGGAGGCTGACTCTGCGCTCCAGCCTCCCAGCCCCTCTTTGGAGGCTTGTGATGCAGCGTTTGAAATTGTCagcattataagtaataacCTTCATTATGTGGACGGTGGAGATGATGGATGCAATGAGAAGAGCAGCTCATCCAAacatcatttcagtttgaagttaatacttaaaaatgtgaaagacTTTTTCACCTCACGGGCAGCATGCTCAGAGGACGCCGCAAGCGACAACCAGAAGGGGCGCAAACAAAGATTTTTTAAGTTTGCACGGAAACAATTCAAGGAAATGACGACAGAGCTGGAAACATCGCTCCAGAAAGAAGACCTTGACTTTATCGTGCCTCTCAGTCAGAGTTCAGGGTCCTCTCAGTCGACACTCAAAAGAGAAGACGGCTCTGCTGAGTTGGAAGCTGTTCCAGAGTCTCCAAGACCCAAATCTGAGGCTTGCATTCAGCCCAGCAGGACGCCATCAGTCGATGTCACACAGAAGCTTTCCTCCTTACAAGAGGCTAGCTGGATCAAAAGTGCTTTTGAGAAGTTGTTCAGCATTTTATCCCTGCCCAAGAAATCTGGACCATATGCCAAGAAGAACCTGACAAAGTTGGCCAGGCAGCTTTCAACAGACTTGACGGATGAATTATATGGTGACGCCATGGCTAGTGGCACAGGACAACTTCCCTTAAAACAACTGAGTGGAAGTTTATCTGACCCTGTCATCATCAGTCTTGGGGAGAGGGCGAACTCTACCCGCTGCGGCCCTTCTCTTCAAAGTAAGCAGGCCAAGATATGGGATTCAGTGGGAAAGTTCTTTCAGCAGATGTGTCTCTGGGCGGAGAAGGAGCAGTCACACCAGACAAGTCACAGTGAGAAAGTTTCTGGTGCGCTTAGCGACATCGAAGACCTAATCCAAAAAGTACTGACCCCAACGGAGGAAAAGAATGTCAGCGCGCCGGAGGCCCTTGAAGCCAGCGACAGTGAGACTTCCGCACCCTATTGTTCAACTCCAGTCTTACCTTTCAACGATTTGTGCGATGACGATGATGGCGAGTTGAAAGTGACCTTGGAGGAGACCAATTTCAGAGTGGATTCAGTAGACATGTCCCTTAATGTCACTCCTGAGGACAGACGGCTGTTTTCCCCCCGTCCAGTGTCTCAACTGAATGATGTTACCAGCTCTGACAAGTCGGGTGGGGGCTTAGAGTCATCTTACACCTCCTCTTGTATATCAGAGAGAACAGCCAACTGCATCATCATGGCTCTGTTCATGAGACTCATCATGACTGCTCCTCGGAAAACCAGAAGATTCACGAAGACAGCAGACATCGACAAGATCATTCAGCGTCTCTCTGAAGTGGCGCGAGGTAACATTGACATCTCTGACTCGGACGTCAGAAAAACTAGAGATAACTTGACAAAAATCACCAAAGCAGTGATCAAGGACCTCACGAGGGAGTTTGGCTCTTCTGAACGGCTACTGGAGGCTTCAATGGCAACCAACAGTTCATCTTTTGATGAAGCTGTCATTAGGTACCTGAAAATCCATCTGGATGAGCTCTACAGACCAAAAAGGTCCGCATTCGCCAGGTTCTTTTTAAGGCTGGGAAAAGCTTTAACCAAACCCTTCAGGTGTTGCACCACTGTTGAAGACTAA